The sequence below is a genomic window from Pygocentrus nattereri isolate fPygNat1 chromosome 16, fPygNat1.pri, whole genome shotgun sequence.
GTGGCAGGACTATGTGAGGTTCCTGTGACAGGACTGTGTGAGTCTCCAGTGACAGGACTGTGTGAGGTTCCTGTGACAGAACTGTGTGAGTCTTCAGTGACAGGACTGTGTGAGGTTTCTATAACAGGACTGTGTGCGTCTCCAGTGACAGGTCTGTGTGAGGTTCCTGTGACAGGACTGTGTGAGGTTCCTGTGACAGGACTGTGTGAGTCTCCAGTGACAGGACTGTGTGAGGTTTGAAAGTCTAGACGATCTCACGCTATTATTATGATCGTTGTtggtgttgttattgttgatgACAAaggctatatatacacacacacacacatatatatatatatatataaatttgctAATGAAAATCggtacaacaacaacaatagcaataataataataataataataatgataacaataataataataaggaaaGTAACATTTGTCAACAAATAAAGGCCGGTTCATAATAATATTcgttttttattaaataaaagtgCAATACACACGAATATGCAAAGCGTCTGCATTTCAAACACTGTTACAAACTGAGAAATCTCATAAATTAAGTGTGAAAAGTAAAGGGAACGTCATTCTATCATTATGAGGCGAACACTATTCCTTATATTACAAATATAGTTTCGTTGTTAAACGGCGTTTATTCTTTACATTCTCAGGCCACAGCAGTGGATGAACTCAGTTTGGACTAACTGGACCGTCAAAAtgtagcaaaacaaaaaaaaaaccgaAGAGAAATCATACATTATCCCGTGATCTCAACGAGCTGCTCTTTTCTCCTGAAAGGGCTGAAGCTGTAGTCTGGAGTTAAAGCTGAGCCGCTTATTGGAACAGACTCAGTGAAACGGCCCGCAGAGGAACATCAGCACGAGCCGGGAGCAGAAACGGAAACAGAAAGAGTTCGAGTTGTTTACTTTACAAAAAAGTTGATATTTTACACATAAATATTCACAGTAATATAGTTTCTGTGGGACACCGCTCGCGCTGCTACTGTACACGTCCAGCTCGCGTGGAGCGTCTCTATTGCTGAGCTCCTCCGGAAGAGCGCGCGaggcttcagcttcagcttcgcGTCCTTTCTCACAAAAACACGCGCACGCACTCTTTCGGAGCTGATGGAGAGTGAGTGCGGGTGATAGTTCAGTCACTGTGTGAGAGGCGGCGGCCTCTTCTACGAGCCCTCGCTGTCCGCCGTGTGCGCCAGCAGCGCCGGGTTCGCCTTGTGCTTCTTCAGCAGCTGCGTGATCTTCTCGTCGTCGGAGTTCGGGTCTAACGGTTTGTTGTAATCGTCATCATCCTCCTCGTTCTCTGAGGCCCCTTTCAGCCTCTCTGTCTCCGAGTCCTGCTTCTTCTTAGCCGAAGCCATTTCCGCCGCGTGCCGCTTCCTCCACTTAGTCCTGCGGTTCTGGAACCAGACCTGCTCAGACCAGAACACGAACTGTCATTAATAACCCAGACCTGCTCAGACCAGAACACGAACTGTCATTAATAACCCAGACCTGCTCAGACCAGAACACGAACTGTCattaataaagcaaaaaaaattatgattaaTAAATCAGATCTGCTCAaatcagagcaaaaaaaaatgattaataaatcaGATCTGCTCAAATCAGagcaaaaaaatgattaataaatcaGATCTGCTCAAATCAGAgcaaaaaaatatgattaataaaTCGGATCTGCTCAAATCAGAgcaaaaaaatatgattaataaaTCAGATCTGCTCAAATCAGAGCATaaacaattattaataaatcagaTCTGCTCAAATCAGAGCATaaacaattattaataaatcagaTCTGCTCAAATCAGagcaaaaaaaatatgattaataaaTCAGATCTGCTCAAATCAGAgcaaaaaaatatgattaataaaTCAGATCTGCTCAAATCAGagcaaaaaaatattaataaatcagATCTGCTCAAATCAGAGCATAAACAATTATGAATAAATCAGATCTGCTCAAATCAGAgcataaataattattaataaatcagaTCTGCTCAAATGAGagtataaataattattaataaatcgGATCTGCTCAAATCAGAgcataaataattattaataaatcagaTCTGCTCAAATGAGagtataataattattaataaatcgGATCTGCTCAAATCAGAgcataaataattatcaataaaTCAGATCTGCTCAAAGAAtagcaaaaaatattaataaatcgGATCTGCTCAAATCAGAGCATaaacaattattaataaataatatctGCTCAAATGAGAgcataaataattattaataaataatatctGCTCAAATGAGAgcataaataattattaataaatcagaTCTTCTCAAATCAGAgcataaataattattaataaatcgGATCTGCTCAAataatagcaaaaaaaatgaataaatcagatCTGCTCAAATGAGaacataaataattattaataaatagtATCTGCTCAAATGATAacataaaaaattattaataaatcagaTCTGCTCAAAGCAGAgcataaataattattaataaatcagaTCTTCTCAAATCAGAgcataaataattattaataaatcgGATCTGCTCAAATGAGaacataaataattattaataaatcagaTCTTCTCAAAGCAGAGCATAAATAATATATGATCAACTAGATTTGCTGAAATCAGAGCACAAAGTCATTTCTAATccagaaaacaaaaagactCATTATTAAACCGCAACTGCTTAAATCAGAGCAAAAATGACtattaataaactaaaaaaatctgattttcaatTCTTAACTGATTTATAATGATTAATAATCCATGTCTGCTTAAATAAGATCAAAATTCATTCAACATCCAGTCACTAACAAACCAGACACCTGAAAAAATCATTACAAATGCGGTCAATTCCACTGTCGATAtcggataataataataataataatggacaTGTTTGggctttgttgttgttattattattattattattattattattattattattattattattattattattattattatttcatttctctaatacctttaaaatatttttgtttttatattttgttcgTGATCATTTAGCTCATATTATTAGACACGACTAATCTTCATTTACTGGGTTTATAATCGAGCTGTTTTATTAaacctgtttatctgtttatctgcttgGTTTAGTTCACGCGGGAGGAGTAAACAGAAGCCGTAGTTTAAAGTGTTTCCGTCTGAAGACATTTGGACGCGGATTCCGGCTTTTGCTTTGATGTATTAAAGCCCATTTATTCCGCCTGCGCTGCGTTTGATGGACACTGCGTCACTGAGCTCGTGCAGCGGGCTTGTTCTCGTGCGGAGATGGTCACCTAACCCGCTGCTGTTACTGCTCTCCCTCTCCCGAGCGCGCTCAGGTGCTGCTCTCTCACCTTCACTTGGCTCTCGGTCATCCCTAAAGAGTAGGCCAGGCGCGCGCGCTCCGGCCCCGCTAAATACTTGGTCTGTTCAAAAGTCTTTTCCAGAGCGAAAATCTGCTGTCCTGAAAACGTGGGCCGGGTGTGCTTCCTCTTCCCGTCCTTATCCAGCAGCACCGAGTTCTGATCtgaacagacagagagggagaacaacATGAGCAGCGTCTCCACGTtcaattaataaccattaatcattaataaaattaataataattagtaaataaaaatcaaaaatcCGTGTGAAGCACAAGCAGAAGAGCAGGAGGGCGAGATGGACAGAAGACGTGACTGATGCTGTCATTTCTGACCCCCATTCGTCTTAATACTGCGCAGAGCGAAATAgattaaaacataaaagacGCTTAAACCGGGAGGATTCAGGCGTTACGGGGGTCGTCAGGCTGGAGGGGTAATATGGGACACACATCACAGGCCGTTAATGACAAATAAAGATTTGATCTCCAAAGAAGAGCTTCCTCTATTATCTGATGGCCCCGGGAAGCTGGGGGGCTTCTCGTGTGTCACTTTCTTCATTATTTTTGCATCTTACAAAATTGCACTTTTGTTTACTTTAATGCGCTGAGTGCAGGTAGTAGGAGCCACAGCTAACCTGCAGCACTTACAGACACACCGGCCAGTGGCGTGGGAAAGTTGGTAAAACCGTGGCAGGACCGGCCTCCTGAGTGCTGGCCCGAGGCGGCGTGTCTCGATCACAGACTGGCACTTTATTTACTCGCTATATTTATATTGCGTTAAATGTAGTCAGTAGAATTTTCCATGATGCTTTTATAATGAAGCCAAGAGGAAGACAGCCGTCCCGGCGTCAGCGCCGTGGAGCGTAATTGTCATTGCTTTGTTTATGTGTTACATTATCATCGCCCGCTCATTTATTCTAAGAGATTTACAACAAGAAGTGAAGTAAATCAGCTTACGGGGTGAGCACGTGAACCTGGCATCCCTCCAGTGCGGGCTCTGGACCACCCCAGGCCAGAAGATGGGGGTCCTTGGGGGCAGCTCGGTCAAGGGTTTGGGGTAGCGGCCCACGGCCAccgctgctgctgccgctgccgcTCCGGGGCTGAAGTAGAGGCCGGGGGGCGGAGGGGGGCTCAGGCTGCTGAAGCGCGGGAGTCCGGTGAGCAGGCCGGCCGGAGAGGAGGCTGCAGGcccggaggaggaggaggaaggggaAGAGGAGAGCACGGAGGGCCGGCTGAGGATGTCGTTTATCCCGTGCGGGGTGCCGAGGGGGACTGActggggtcctgtgggggtcttgGAGCCCGGAGAGGAGGCAGGAAGACCGCCCGGGTTTGGGGAGGCCGAAGTGGGGGAggctgaagaggaggaggaggaggagggcagAGGGTACGAGGGGTACAGCGGCGCCTTCAGCTCGGTCATGGTGTGCAGAGCGGCCAGAGGAGGGGGGCCGAGGAGGAAGGAGCTCTGACGGGACCCGTCCATCTGACCCACGGCGAGCATAACCACTAAACTCGGTGGcaagtaatgaaataaaaaggggGGGAAATGAAGAACAAATCAAAGGAGCACACAGCGCGCGGTGGGGGGCTCTGGGGGGAAACGTGGCGATTTTTAGAAAAATATTCTTCTGCAGGTTTTCGCTCGTAGGAAGGCAGGAGAGCCGGGCGGAGGAGCGACGGCAGGTTGTTCTGCATCAGAGCGGAGCAGAGCGAAGAGCGGAGTTAAGAGGCATCGCGCCGACCGAGAGTCATACAAAACaacgaaataaataaataaataatatgttggggggaaaacaaaggaaaaataataaaagcagcGCCGCTTATTATTCAAATCAATAtttcgttgttgttgttgttgtttcaaaTTCCCAGTCAGTCGGAGCGGCGCGGTGTAATCATCCTCACAGGCAAAATCCAGTCAGTTCGTTAAAACACTGCAAATCTTGAAGGTGAGGCATTCTTCTTTTACTCGCACgtcagatggagagagagagagagagagagagggagggagggatagagagagagagagagagagagagtcggagaGCTGCCTGAACGCAAACGCTGCCATTCAGCGCTGTGAATCTATAAATAAAGGTGCAGTCTGTGTCGGTGGTCCACACGGAGACCCGCGAGATAATAAACCATTTTCATCAACCCGCCGTCTTTTTGCTGCGAAACTCCAAAGTTTGGTGGATGTGGCTGAGAAAGTGGAGGCGCTCAGAGGGGCGCGATTGGGCAAAAGAGAGCCGTGACGTGTACCGGGGCAGAACTGAAGTACACCCACCACGACCCCCACTCCACCACTGCCTTCATTGGTTCTCTATATTCACCGCGTTCATTTGCACATTAAACCGGGCTGGCCGCCCGCTGTTAGGCAGAGAAGAGAAGCACAGTCGAGCTGAAAAAGGGACCGACCTGCTTCTGCGCATCTGGACTGATGTGCTCAAGTGGGAGACTCACCGCACATCTCAGAAAGCCAGACCGAGCCCAGAGCTATGAGCCCACGAGCGCTCTGTGTCTTTATTTTATAACAGTCTgttattacagcagcagaaatAACATCTGCCGCTCTTCTGCGTCACTGTCACCGGTTGTGGTCTAAGCGCTGGGCACCAGCCGGGAATGAGGCTCAGCTGCAGCCCCTTGCGTTGTACTTTATTCCTTATTAACGTCTCTGCAGCCCGTGCTCTCTAATAAGAGCCATTAAGCCAATCCCCATTAGAAAGCAACACCATCAGGTTTCACTCCTAATGGTTccagtggtgttttgttttttcagcagcagCCTACCTGTTAAAAATGCACACCTGAGGGGAAAAAGTGTTTCCTTAAACGCCATCAAACCTACATCCTGTGCCCAGTCTCGAGCAATGatcaaagtttttatttattttttattattatttattgtttttgtgtagtGCTGCTCTAAAAAGCGCGCGGTCCGCGTCCTTAAAACTGGAAAGTCGTCACGAAAGAGCCTACACGAAAACAATAACCTATAAACCACTCTGTGATTATTTATTAGGCCTTAATTCGTCTTTAGTGAAGCCTTTCAGGCTCTTGGGAAAGTTATTAAACCACAAAGTACCAGCGCTCCGCTTTTTCAGACGGCTGTTCCTGAGAGTTTAAGTGCAGTGAACGTGTTTGTGTGAGAACATCTAGTTTGTGGAAAGTTTTTCGGCagataaaataacatttcactCCGCCAAGCGCTTTAAAATATCCAGATTCAGACTTCAGATCCAGtattacacacaaatacacacgcAGTTCAAACCGCGCCTCACAGCCAGCCTCATTTTCAGCAGCACTTTAGCGCCCTCTGCAGGAGGATGAACAACCATCTTTCCACGAGGCCGATATGCACttgccagtttatcagaaaccccgACTTTGTACGCTCATTGGCCCTTTTGTCTGGTTGCCCTACCATACAGGTTCACGATGCCTATAGGATAACTCGGGGGAGTAACTAGTgacccctccctccccctttcACGGCTCATACCACTAGTAGCATGAAAAGACACTCGCAGCTAAAAAGCTATTACTACGTGAACTTGGTGTTCAAAGTCCCATTATCTCTGCTGCTTCCCATACATTTGTACCAGAACAACACATCATCATCTCCAGTACCAAGCTCTCCCTACGACTGACCTCGAAATGCTAGAGCACCCAAATATATGGTCAGCGGTGGCCCAGGGGTTGGTCCCTTTGCACTGATGGGCAAAAACGGTGAAGATgggacactcttaaaaaagagggttcttcagtggAGACAATGGCTCTTTATAGAAACCTTTGCCTGattacatggttctttgcatagtgaaaaggttcttcagactgatggagaatgtgttgtacatatATAGAacctatacagaacctttttgaaaacaccacacaaggttcttctgttgttacaagcttgacatcgtaacaatagccaAACACTTTTCGGTGCCatatattcagaatacatttgaACACGTTGAGAAGACACAAATAAAACTTGTGTGGCACGTTTGTGTTTTACTGCTTGGCAGGTTTTCTTTGGTTCTCATCACCTGCTTCAGAAAactgctgctcccataatcccactgcCACCTTATGAACTAATCAAACTAGTCACCCTATTCCAACAATAAGATTACATACATTTCACTAAGTTGGGTAGCTGTGTGATTCAGTTAATGACATGTGTACCAGACATATCCAGCACACCACCATCCCTCGTTGGGCACGTCCGCTACTGAGGAGACGCTTCATTTCCATCCACTTTGtttgatcagtctactcaggctttagggGGGAACCTCAGTGTTAGTGAGTTCTTCTGTAGTGTATGTCCTCAGACGCTGTGCACTGATTTTAAAACACTTCAACAatcacaggtgtttctattaaagatGGTACTTTTTTACTCAATTTACTCAAGTATTTAATTCTAATAGTATTCCCCCTAACTTGGACTAAACACCGATTCATTTCTGTATACTTTCTCCAATACTTGAATTCCACTGCATAGTACGTCCTGCAAATGTTTAAGCCTACAGCAGGTTTTCCACTGTCTACACCACATTAATACAAACCACCCTTAGACCAGACGTTTACTTCATTCCACACCACAGACAGAGCACTGTGTTGCCAGTAGTGACATTTCCAGCTTTGGTTACTATTAACTGTCTGGCTTCAAACAGTTCCTAATTGGTGTTAATACTAAACCCGTGGAAGAAAAAGTAAAAGGTGATGACCCTCCATGGCGTATACTCAATTCTTACACCTTTTATGACAGATGTACTATGAAAATAACGTATTGAGGCACAATTAGATGAACAACACGCAGCTGACAAATGCTACCAACATCTAAACAGATCAATAGTCTGTTAAATAAATAGGATTAAATAGGATTTAACGCATGAATaatgaacaataataatacagacCTTAGGGGAGGGCTCCTACCCTAGTGGCAGCACATAGGCAGCCAGTAAGTGGCCTAGAAAGACTGTCTTTTATTTAACCCTTCCTCAACATGTAAAAGCAGTGAAACACTGCGTATTGCCCGTTCTGTCCACATCTAAACATgcagtaattacatttacatgcatgtaAACTAAAGCCCAAACTAAGTTCTAGTGTTCTAGACTGAGAACAAAACATGTTAACAAGAGCTGTAAGAGATTAGGCCCTTAATCTGATTTATGACGACCAACACTAACGCTTTGAAAAGATGTTAAGTCTTGACACCTCACATCTAAAGACAACACGCCTCCTTCACTAATAACTTCCCAAGTTTCTTCTTAAACATGTTCTTGATCAAGGTACTAagaagtctacatcagattcatggcATTCTTGGATTGCACTTCTACGGTTTCATAGATTCTGCTCTTACCCAGGAACAAATCGCAAAGAAGACACCAGCGAAGGTCAGAATCTTCATAACCTGAATTCTTCTTAAGAGGAGTTATGAAATGAGGCCCAAAGTCAAAGAGTTTTCAGCTTATACTTTTTCATGGTGACCATTTGCAAGATTTTGAGATTTCTCATAACGCACCCGGTGGAAAACCACAAGAGTAACTCTTTTCCTTCTGCACTCAATGGCAGTACAAACAAGAAGATACATTGGCTGAGCATGTAAAGGTCAGGAGCTCAGCCCAGTCCACGGTACAACTGTATATTCCGGCATATCAGCAcccagtatttttaaaatgtacctgTTAAACATTCAGTGACATTAATAGAAAAATTCATCAAAGTCATTCAATATTATGATCTCATTATTCTTCAGTAGTTTGATTCTTATAGTCTTGTGCACTTCCCTTACTTTACTGTTACATGCTCAGCAAGCTTGAGATATCAAAACAGCCAGTTTCCATTTTTAgattgacattttttaaatagatttaaGCCACATGCATACATTTTCTCCCTTGCACTCTCATGCCATGTGCATGCACCTTAGTTTGTCCACATTTGCCCCCCAGCACCTTCAAGTGGGCAtctttattatttaacattaatgtCAATTTCCAACAAAATGCAACAAGGACAACCTTTCCGCAGAAGCCTGAGCCTTGTTGCGGTCACACAGTCAGTGGAGCAAACCATCCAGCAAGCACTGCCCCCACAGACACATTTTAATTGCAATAAGCTTACCTCAACTATAACCTCAGTTTGACCATGACAACTGTATAGCACTGTGTTGATAATGGTTAGAATATAGTCAAACTAATCAAAACTACTGATATGCATGTAATGGTAGTTCATTAAGGGCAGAGGCTGATTTGTACCCATGGgtgaagattaaaaaaaaaatgcactagAAGTTTAGGGTGAAAAAACTGGTAAATCAGAGAAATAAGACAGTTCAGACCACAATTGGGTACGAATGTTggaatttatttacatttactccCGGGCCATAAGTTTCTGCTTTTTCAGCTTCTTCTGAGAAAcctacagaaaaaaaggaaaattaaatGAGGTTAATTGAAAGGCAAATGAAACCAGTCATCAGTCCTTCTCCTTCTAACTCACATCTGACCGGTATTAATGGACTGACATCAAACAAGTGGTTGCTCAGAAAAGTCAAAGTTTTTTTCATCATTAATCCAAAGGTGTCCTAAGAGGTCATCATTACAACCACAAGTAAAGATTTGGGCAGAGAAAGAGTCGAACGACAAGGCAAAACGTTACCTTTTTCTTCTGAGCAACCTCCTCTTCTGGTTTGGGAACGATCTGCTCTTTCTCAGTGAGGATCATCTCAATGTGACATGGGGAGCTCATGTAAGGGTTGATACGCCCATGAGCGCGATATGTACGCCTGCGCATCTTGGGGGCCTTGTTCACCTGGATGTGCTCAATCACCAGAGAGTCCACATCCAAACCCTTAAAACGCAGACAGACAAAATCACTCATGTGAACCCACGTTACAGCAATAATGCACCATTTCATTTCAACTCCGAGCACTGCATTTCTCCTTACGAGTCTTGGAAACATGACAAGCAAACAAAGGGTTACTCATTTGATATTCAGTGTTGGTGATTTCCCCCACTACACTCCATGTGGTGGTCACTTGTGCGACAAAAGTTTACACACTAACTGAACTTCAAGTACAATATTCTGAAACTAACCTTAAGTTTTAATCATAGCACATCAGAAATCAAGCAGACAGGGAAAGTGGAGACCATGATATTCCTTAGAAATCACAGCAGTAAAATACTGCCTAGCTGCTTCCATTACGGTAACACTGGAATTATAGTGTAATGTAGTTGTACTTTAAGAATGCACAACaaaaaagacacacaaacaaactacaAGGACTGTCCAAGGTGGACCCCAACTGCTGGATGTaaatgccacatttacatttaaagcacAATGTTTAACCTCAACCTTGCATGAGTTCAAATACCTTAAGTTCAGCATTACTCTCTGCGTTCTTCAGCATgtggaggaggaactctgcgcTTTTCTTGGGCCAACGTCCCTGGGTCCAGTCGTGCTGCTTGGCCTATGAGGAGCAACACACAACACTGAAGGTTAAGAACAGAACTTTTACACGTGTTCATAAAGAAACAGGAGATCACTCAAATCATCAAGGTGTTTTCATGTTAAATTCACCACCACAACCTGAACTCATTCATCAGAAGAACCGACTACAAAACTCAATCTCACCTGGGCACAACGGCCAACGCCACCATTGTAACGGCGGAAGGGAACGCACTGGCGCTTGACCACAACGTCCTTCAGGTACTTGGTAGCCTTGCGAATGTGCATGCCTTTAATGGCCTGGGCGGTCTCACGAGTGTTCTAAAGACAGAACAGAACCCAGTTAGACGGCAACTTAAAACAGGATCTCAGGAGACAAGCAAGTTTTTATAAAGACCACATTCCACAATGAGAAAGCTGCCCTAACTGATGATCATCGCAGCTGCTGTGTGGTTAGACACATTGTTGGATTCTTCAGCCTGGGCCACCAACCATAAATATCAAGCAACCCCATCAGCTGGCAAACTAAATATTGACACCAAGATGTTTAACATGCTCAGCAAAACAATTGTGAATAGAAAAACCCAATACTGGTATTTGTGTACAGCACCAGTAACATCTCAGTACAGTAACATCTCTAAATGTTACTCTAATATTTGCAGTATCGACCAACTTGAGTTGATTTAACTTCAGCAATGGAAACACAGTGAACTGTTCAGGACTTGTACACATATCCAGTGACGAGCAACGGCAAATATCCACATCAAAGACTAAAATCACCTGAAATAGATcaacaaatgtataaaatgacaaACTGTACCTTGAAGTGAACACGGAGGTTGGAGCCCCGTGACTTGCATGCTGTTGGAGAAACACACACGACCAACTTGTAAGTACAAAATAAAGCCCTTGATGCACTTTAACATTGACACTACTTCCCGTCATACTGACCGATTAAAATGACCCACATAAAACCCTTTACTTCACACTGGGGTTCAGCCTTGGTGATCTAGCGCTCTCTGACTAACCCCTGGGCCCATATACATAAAACTTTAGAGTAGGGGTGATAATCTAGGACCAGATACAGCTCATTTAAATGACTGGCACAGCTCCTACTTCAGCACTTTGATCATCTGTGTGAAGGCCTGTTACAGTAAGTCTTCTAGAGCACCCAGCCAGACATTGGAGCCTGGAGTGGAAGCAAGTACTCCAGGGATATTAACCAGCCAACGCTAGATCTCCCAAGGCCACAGACGAGCACACCTACTTTACACGGTTAGACAGTTCATCTTAAAGGTACTCACACTTGGTCGGGTTCTCGGGGTCGAGCGAGTAGCGGACCATCTCTGCAGGTCTGGAAACGGAACACAAGCAGGGTCAATGAGTAAATAACAACAAGCATAAGCTGCCAGACACTGCCGATCAAAACAGGTTGCTCAGATTTCAAAGttgttttcattattaattCCAAAGGTGTCCTAAGATCGTCATCACAGCAACCCGCTTCACTGAGCCGCTTCAGGGGACACGCAGCCGGGCGGCCGGGCGGCGCCAGCAGGCGAGCTGCACCGCCGCCAGGGTCAACATCCAGCGGCTCAGCCCGCCGGAGACCGGCTAACCACGCATAGGCTACCATGTCGGAGAAGCAGCGCTGAACCGATCGGCGTTAACTCGGCGATTTAAACCGTTTATACGGACCAGAAAATCCAAGAGCCGCCGCGGCTACAAATGGCAGCCCGGACAGAAAACCGACAGCATTTCTCTAAAAATCCTCCTCTATACTTCACAATAATCGCGTAAACTGTCGAATATAAGTTAAATAAGCGCGTAGATGCGACCTCTCAGTATAAAAACTGAGGATTGCAGCGATTTTGCGCGGATTATGCTGCGTTTTATTTCCGAAGCTCCATATCAGACACTTACTCTCTGAGGCCGCAGAAGGGAAGAGGAAGCGCTAAGCATGCTGGGAGAACAAATCGACTTCTGGCTTCTGCGACAAGAAAAAACAGACAGCGCCGCCCAGTGGCGGGATGCAGTAACAT
It includes:
- the nkx6.1 gene encoding homeobox protein Nkx-6.1; protein product: MLAVGQMDGSRQSSFLLGPPPLAALHTMTELKAPLYPSYPLPSSSSSSSASPTSASPNPGGLPASSPGSKTPTGPQSVPLGTPHGINDILSRPSVLSSSPSSSSSGPAASSPAGLLTGLPRFSSLSPPPPPGLYFSPGAAAAAAAVAVGRYPKPLTELPPRTPIFWPGVVQSPHWRDARFTCSPHQNSVLLDKDGKRKHTRPTFSGQQIFALEKTFEQTKYLAGPERARLAYSLGMTESQVKVWFQNRRTKWRKRHAAEMASAKKKQDSETERLKGASENEEDDDDYNKPLDPNSDDEKITQLLKKHKANPALLAHTADSEGS
- the rpl17 gene encoding 60S ribosomal protein L17, which codes for MVRYSLDPENPTKSCKSRGSNLRVHFKNTRETAQAIKGMHIRKATKYLKDVVVKRQCVPFRRYNGGVGRCAQAKQHDWTQGRWPKKSAEFLLHMLKNAESNAELKGLDVDSLVIEHIQVNKAPKMRRRTYRAHGRINPYMSSPCHIEMILTEKEQIVPKPEEEVAQKKKVSQKKLKKQKLMARE